In a single window of the Dama dama isolate Ldn47 chromosome 33, ASM3311817v1, whole genome shotgun sequence genome:
- the PPIG gene encoding peptidyl-prolyl cis-trans isomerase G isoform X1, whose product MGIKVQRPRCFFDIAINNQPAGRVVFELFSDVCPKTCENFRCLCTGEKGTGKSTQKPLHYKSCLFHRVVKDFMVQGGDFSEGNGRGGESIYGGFFEDESFAVKHNKEFLLSMANRGKDTNGSQFFITTKPTPHLDGHHVVFGQVISGQEVVREIENQKTDAASKPFAEVRILSCGELVPKSKAKKEEKKRHKSSSSSSSSSSDSDSSSDSQSSSDSSDSESASEEKSKKRKKKHRKNSRKHKKEKKKRKKSKKSASSESEAENLEAQPQSTVRPEEIPPIPENRFLMRKSPPKADEKERKNRERERECNLPNSQPPSYQRRLLVTRSGRKIKGRGPRRYRTPSRSRSRDRFRRSETPPHWRQEMQRAQRMRVSTGERWIKGDKSELNEIKENQRSPVRVKEKKITDHRHVSESPNRKSEKEKKIKDHKSNSKEREIRRNSEKDDKYKNKVKKRAKSKSRSKSKEKSKSKERDPKHNRHEEKRVKSRSEERDHENVKEKEKPDSKGKDQERSRSKEKSKQSESKSNEHDHNKSKDKDRRAQSRSRERDTTKGKHSYNSRTKERSRSRDRSRRVRSRSHDRDRSRSKEYHRYKEQEYRRRGRSRSRERRATPGRSRSKDRRRRRRDSRSSEREESQSRNREKYRNQESRSSHRKENSEGEKRMYSKNRDHSSSNNNREKKADRDQSPFSKVKQSSQDNELKFSTSKNKEDEKIRSSVEKENQKSKGQENDHAHDKNKKFDHESSPGTDEDKSG is encoded by the exons ATGGGAATAAAGGTTCAGCGTCCTAGATGTTTTTTTGACATCGCCATTAATAATCAACCTG CTGGAAGAGTTgtctttgaattattttctgaTGTGTGCCCCAAAACATGTGAGAACTTTCGATGTCTTTGTACAG gtGAAAAGGGGACAGGGAAATCAACTCAGAAGCCATTACATTATAAAAGTTGTCTCTTTCATCGAGTTGTTAAAGATTTTATGGTTCAAGGTGGTGACTTCAGTGAAG GAAATGGACGAGGAGGAGAATCCATTTATGGAGGATtttttgaag ATGAGAGTTTTGCTGTTAAACACAATAAAGAGTTTCTCTTGTCAATGGCCAACAGAGGGAAGGATACAAATGGCTCACAGTTCTTCAT AACAACAAAACCAACTCCTCATTTAGATGG GCATCATGTGGTTTTTGGGCAAGTGATTTCTGGTCAAGAAGTTGTGAGAGAAATAGAAAACCAGAAAACAGATGCAGCTAGCAAACCATTTGCTGAGGTGCGGATACTCAGTTGTGGAGAGTTAGTTCCAAAATCTAAAG ctaagaaagaagaaaagaaaaggcataaatcatcttcttcctcctcctcatcatccAGTGACTCAGATAGCTCAAGCGATTCTCAGTCGTCTTCTGATTCTTCTGATTCTGAAAGTGCTTCTGAAGAGaaatcaaaaaaaagaaagaagaaacatagGAAAAATTCTCGTAAacacaagaaagagaagaagaagcgaaagaaaagcaagaaaag CGCATCTAGTGAAAGTGAGGCTGAAAATCTTGAAGCACAACCCCAGTCTACTGTCCGTCCAGAAGAAATCCCTCCAATACCTGAAAACAGATTCCTAATGAGAAAAAGTCCTCCAAAAGCtgatgaaaaggaaaggaagaacagggagagagagagagaatg TAATCTACCTAACTCTCAGCCTCCTTCATACCAGAGACGACTTTTAGTTACTAGGTCTGGCAGGAAAATTAAAGGAAGAGGACCAAGG CGTTATCGAACTCCTTCTAGATCCAGATCAAGGGATCGTTTCAGACGTAGTGAGACTCCTCCACATtggaggcaggagatgcagagagCTCAGAGAATGAGAGTGTCAACTGGTGAAAGATGGATTAAAGGGGATAA gagtgagttaaatgaaataaaagaaaatcaaagaagccCAGTtagagtaaaagagaaaaaaataactgatcATAGGCATGTGTCTGAGAGTCCAAACaggaaaagtgaaaaggaaaagaaaattaaagaccaTAAATCTAacagcaaagaaagagaaatcagaagaAATTCAGAAAAAGATGATAAATATAAGAACAAGGTAAAGAAAAGGGCCAAATCAAAAAGTAGGAGTAAGAGCAAAGAGAAATCCAAGAGTAAGGAAAGAGACCCAAAGCATAACAGACATGAAGAAAAGAGGGTGAAGTCAAGGAGTGAAGAAAGGGATCATgagaatgtgaaagaaaaagaaaagcctgattcTAAAGGAAAAGATCAGGAGAGGAGTAGAAGTAAAGAGAAGTCTAAACAGTCCGAATCCAAAAGCAATGAGCACGATCATAATAAAAGTAAGGACAAAGACAGACGTGCACAGTCTAGGAGTAGAGAACGTGATACAACTAAAGGCAAACACAGTTACAACAGCAGAACAAAGGAACGAAGCAGAAGTAGGGACAGGAGCAGAAGAGTGCGCTCTAGAAGCCATGACCGAGATCGCAGCAGAAGCAAGGAGTatcacagatacaaagaacaagAGTACAGGAGAAGAGGAAGGTCACGGAGCCGAGAGAGAAGAGCAACGCCAGGAAGATCAAGAAgtaaagataggaggagaaggaggagagattCACGGAGCTCggagagagaagaaagtcaaAGCAGAAACAGGGAAAAATACAGAAACCAAGAAAGTAGAAGTTCACACAGAAAAGAGAATTCTGAGGGTGAGAAGAGAATGTACTCTAAAAATCGTGATCATAGTAGTTCAAATAATAATAGGGAAAAAAAGGCAGATAGAGATCAAAGTCCATTCTCAAAAGTGAAACAAAGTAGTCAGGACAATGAATTAAAATTCTCCACTTCGAAAAATAAGGAGGATGAGAAGATCAGATCCTcagtggaaaaagaaaaccaaaaatcaaAGGGTCAAGAAAATGACCATGcacatgataaaaataaaaaatttgatcATGAATCAAGCCCTGGAACAGATGAAGACAAAAGTGGATGA
- the PPIG gene encoding peptidyl-prolyl cis-trans isomerase G isoform X2, with translation MGIKVQRPRCFFDIAINNQPAGRVVFELFSDVCPKTCENFRCLCTGEKGTGKSTQKPLHYKSCLFHRVVKDFMVQGGDFSEGNGRGGESIYGGFFEDESFAVKHNKEFLLSMANRGKDTNGSQFFITTKPTPHLDGHHVVFGQVISGQEVVREIENQKTDAASKPFAEVRILSCGELVPKSKAKKEEKKRHKSSSSSSSSSSDSDSSSDSQSSSDSSDSESASEEKSKKRKKKHRKNSRKHKKEKKKRKKSKKRLVCQRNEYFPRVTASLVSSWGPDDRWIVYLQRKERPTIGKLSNLPNSQPPSYQRRLLVTRSGRKIKGRGPRRYRTPSRSRSRDRFRRSETPPHWRQEMQRAQRMRVSTGERWIKGDKSELNEIKENQRSPVRVKEKKITDHRHVSESPNRKSEKEKKIKDHKSNSKEREIRRNSEKDDKYKNKVKKRAKSKSRSKSKEKSKSKERDPKHNRHEEKRVKSRSEERDHENVKEKEKPDSKGKDQERSRSKEKSKQSESKSNEHDHNKSKDKDRRAQSRSRERDTTKGKHSYNSRTKERSRSRDRSRRVRSRSHDRDRSRSKEYHRYKEQEYRRRGRSRSRERRATPGRSRSKDRRRRRRDSRSSEREESQSRNREKYRNQESRSSHRKENSEGEKRMYSKNRDHSSSNNNREKKADRDQSPFSKVKQSSQDNELKFSTSKNKEDEKIRSSVEKENQKSKGQENDHAHDKNKKFDHESSPGTDEDKSG, from the exons ATGGGAATAAAGGTTCAGCGTCCTAGATGTTTTTTTGACATCGCCATTAATAATCAACCTG CTGGAAGAGTTgtctttgaattattttctgaTGTGTGCCCCAAAACATGTGAGAACTTTCGATGTCTTTGTACAG gtGAAAAGGGGACAGGGAAATCAACTCAGAAGCCATTACATTATAAAAGTTGTCTCTTTCATCGAGTTGTTAAAGATTTTATGGTTCAAGGTGGTGACTTCAGTGAAG GAAATGGACGAGGAGGAGAATCCATTTATGGAGGATtttttgaag ATGAGAGTTTTGCTGTTAAACACAATAAAGAGTTTCTCTTGTCAATGGCCAACAGAGGGAAGGATACAAATGGCTCACAGTTCTTCAT AACAACAAAACCAACTCCTCATTTAGATGG GCATCATGTGGTTTTTGGGCAAGTGATTTCTGGTCAAGAAGTTGTGAGAGAAATAGAAAACCAGAAAACAGATGCAGCTAGCAAACCATTTGCTGAGGTGCGGATACTCAGTTGTGGAGAGTTAGTTCCAAAATCTAAAG ctaagaaagaagaaaagaaaaggcataaatcatcttcttcctcctcctcatcatccAGTGACTCAGATAGCTCAAGCGATTCTCAGTCGTCTTCTGATTCTTCTGATTCTGAAAGTGCTTCTGAAGAGaaatcaaaaaaaagaaagaagaaacatagGAAAAATTCTCGTAAacacaagaaagagaagaagaagcgaaagaaaagcaagaaaag gTTGGTTTGTCAGAGGAACGAGTATTTTCCCCGTGTAACTGCATCTTTGGTCAGCAGTTGGGGACCGGATGATAGATGGATAGTATAtttacaaaggaaagaaagaccaACAATTGGAAAATTGAG TAATCTACCTAACTCTCAGCCTCCTTCATACCAGAGACGACTTTTAGTTACTAGGTCTGGCAGGAAAATTAAAGGAAGAGGACCAAGG CGTTATCGAACTCCTTCTAGATCCAGATCAAGGGATCGTTTCAGACGTAGTGAGACTCCTCCACATtggaggcaggagatgcagagagCTCAGAGAATGAGAGTGTCAACTGGTGAAAGATGGATTAAAGGGGATAA gagtgagttaaatgaaataaaagaaaatcaaagaagccCAGTtagagtaaaagagaaaaaaataactgatcATAGGCATGTGTCTGAGAGTCCAAACaggaaaagtgaaaaggaaaagaaaattaaagaccaTAAATCTAacagcaaagaaagagaaatcagaagaAATTCAGAAAAAGATGATAAATATAAGAACAAGGTAAAGAAAAGGGCCAAATCAAAAAGTAGGAGTAAGAGCAAAGAGAAATCCAAGAGTAAGGAAAGAGACCCAAAGCATAACAGACATGAAGAAAAGAGGGTGAAGTCAAGGAGTGAAGAAAGGGATCATgagaatgtgaaagaaaaagaaaagcctgattcTAAAGGAAAAGATCAGGAGAGGAGTAGAAGTAAAGAGAAGTCTAAACAGTCCGAATCCAAAAGCAATGAGCACGATCATAATAAAAGTAAGGACAAAGACAGACGTGCACAGTCTAGGAGTAGAGAACGTGATACAACTAAAGGCAAACACAGTTACAACAGCAGAACAAAGGAACGAAGCAGAAGTAGGGACAGGAGCAGAAGAGTGCGCTCTAGAAGCCATGACCGAGATCGCAGCAGAAGCAAGGAGTatcacagatacaaagaacaagAGTACAGGAGAAGAGGAAGGTCACGGAGCCGAGAGAGAAGAGCAACGCCAGGAAGATCAAGAAgtaaagataggaggagaaggaggagagattCACGGAGCTCggagagagaagaaagtcaaAGCAGAAACAGGGAAAAATACAGAAACCAAGAAAGTAGAAGTTCACACAGAAAAGAGAATTCTGAGGGTGAGAAGAGAATGTACTCTAAAAATCGTGATCATAGTAGTTCAAATAATAATAGGGAAAAAAAGGCAGATAGAGATCAAAGTCCATTCTCAAAAGTGAAACAAAGTAGTCAGGACAATGAATTAAAATTCTCCACTTCGAAAAATAAGGAGGATGAGAAGATCAGATCCTcagtggaaaaagaaaaccaaaaatcaaAGGGTCAAGAAAATGACCATGcacatgataaaaataaaaaatttgatcATGAATCAAGCCCTGGAACAGATGAAGACAAAAGTGGATGA